One part of the Pelagicoccus enzymogenes genome encodes these proteins:
- a CDS encoding IS256 family transposase — MEDTNGKTVNETITAEGSASSEVVKIDFGNLKKDLGGFVRGTVEEAINGLLDAEADQICNAKRYERSDERSAHRNGHYERKLHTGAGEVKLKVPKLRGASFETQIIERYRRRESSVEESLVEMYLAGVSVRRIEDITEALWGARVSPSTVSDLNQKIYERIEAWRQRPLRSRYVYAFMDGLWLKRSWGGEMENVSVLVAIGVNEHGFREVLGVVEGMSESKDSWLELLKNLYSRGLEKIDLTVSDKSKGFVEALPEIYPASKWQRCLFHFHRNVLAKVSHSKKATAAAMLKAIHAQESAEAATRKAMEVADALESMKLASAAEVLREGMADVAQRRWATRSVRRSPNEVSQSVTYYRFPRKHHRSIRTKNMLERIMKEIRRRTRVVGCFPDGKSTLMLACARLRYVASKSWSDSRVCPSGHEAAG, encoded by the coding sequence ATGGAAGACACCAACGGAAAGACAGTAAACGAGACGATAACAGCCGAGGGATCGGCATCAAGCGAAGTCGTGAAGATCGACTTCGGCAACCTAAAGAAGGATCTGGGCGGCTTCGTTCGTGGAACCGTCGAGGAGGCGATAAACGGTCTGCTCGACGCCGAGGCCGACCAAATCTGCAACGCGAAGCGCTACGAACGCAGCGACGAGCGTTCGGCTCATCGCAACGGCCACTACGAGCGCAAGCTGCATACGGGAGCTGGCGAAGTTAAGCTGAAGGTCCCCAAGCTTCGCGGAGCGAGCTTCGAGACCCAGATCATCGAACGCTACCGCAGACGCGAGTCCAGCGTGGAGGAATCGCTGGTCGAGATGTACTTGGCTGGCGTGTCGGTCCGACGGATCGAGGACATAACCGAGGCCCTTTGGGGCGCCAGGGTAAGCCCTTCGACCGTGAGCGATCTCAATCAGAAGATATACGAACGGATCGAGGCGTGGCGGCAGCGACCCCTGCGAAGCCGCTACGTCTACGCGTTTATGGACGGGCTGTGGCTGAAGCGCTCGTGGGGAGGCGAGATGGAGAACGTGAGCGTGCTTGTCGCCATCGGCGTCAACGAGCATGGCTTCCGCGAGGTGCTCGGCGTGGTCGAGGGGATGAGCGAGTCGAAGGACAGCTGGCTGGAGCTCCTCAAGAACCTCTACTCGCGAGGACTCGAGAAGATAGACCTGACGGTCTCCGACAAGTCCAAGGGGTTTGTCGAAGCGCTTCCCGAGATCTATCCGGCAAGCAAGTGGCAGAGATGCCTCTTCCACTTCCACCGCAACGTGCTAGCTAAGGTCTCGCACAGCAAGAAGGCGACCGCGGCGGCGATGCTCAAGGCGATCCACGCCCAAGAGTCCGCCGAAGCGGCTACCCGCAAGGCGATGGAGGTGGCCGACGCGCTCGAGTCGATGAAGCTTGCCTCCGCGGCTGAAGTTCTTCGCGAAGGCATGGCCGACGTAGCACAGCGAAGATGGGCAACGCGCAGCGTTAGGCGAAGCCCGAACGAAGTGAGTCAAAGCGTCACCTACTACCGGTTCCCCAGGAAGCACCACCGAAGCATACGGACCAAAAACATGCTGGAACGGATAATGAAGGAGATCAGGCGACGAACCCGCGTTGTCGGTTGCTTCCCTGACGGCAAGAGCACGTTGATGCTGGCTTGCGCCAGATTGCGATACGTCGCTTCGAAGTCGTGGTCGGACAGCCGAGTCTGTCCATCTGGACATGAAGCTGCTGGCTGA